In the genome of Nitrospirota bacterium, the window TTCAATTTCACAGGGTTTCAAAATTTTAACTCCCTTAATATCTTTTTGGGCCCTTTCAAGAACAACCTTTGCAATGTTTTCATGTACACCAAGGGGCTCGGTAAGGATAAATTCAATTTTGCCGTACTTTCTCCGCGCATCCTCCATCATTTCAACAATATCCTCATGGAAGTGCCTTCCCTTGTACAGAAAATAAGGATGTATTATTATTTTCTTAGCGCCCTTTTTAACACATGTTGAAACTCCTTCAAAAAAATCAGGCTTTGCAAACTGCAAAAATGCAATTTCCACAAGCGGCACATCACCCATTTCCCTGACCATATGCGCAATCTGTTTAAGCGCCGCATTTGCCTCTGTCAGCCTGCTGCCGTGCCCTATAATCAGTATTGCATCTCTATGAGCCATATACCATTATTTCTCCCTGATAAAATTCATAAATTCTCCGGCACTACCGTAGTTCGAGCCAAAATGCACATGCACATAACTCGCGAGAGTGTTTTTGTATTTATAGCCTTCGTCATACAGCGTTTCACCAACATTATTGCGAATAGAGTATATTTGAGTGTCAGAGTGTCCGAGCATCAGAGTATCAGAGTTCTTGACACTTTGACACTTTGACACTTTGACGTCTTGATGCTTGATTTCCGAGTAATGAAATTCGTGTCCCTTTAATTTATCTCCCCTTCTGCCCAAGATACAATCTTCCTTTAATAAAACTTCTCTGTATCCAAGAAGCGCCCTTCCCTTAGTCATTTTTGTTTCAAAAGAAAAGACACCCGCCATTTTATGGAATTCTCCGTCAAAATCATAAATTCCCTCTGAAAGATACATAAGCCCCCCGCACTCAGCATACAGAGGTTTCCCGGAATCGGCCCATTGAAAAATGGATTTCAGCATAGATTTATTTTCCGAAAGCAATTTTGCATAAAGTTCAGGATATCCTCCTCCGATATAAACGGCGGATATGTTATCAGGAAGTTTTGAGTCAGACAGCGGGCTGAATAGAACTATTTCCGCACCGCTGTCCCTTAATAAATCAAGATTGTCCTCATAATAAAAACAAAACGCCTTATCATAGGCAACGGCAATCTTTGGTGAATAGGTGGACAGGTGAACGGGTGAATGGGTGTCATTGCGGCTTGTCCGCAATCCTTCCGTCTTTGTTGTCATTCCGACTTGTTCGGAATCCATTCCAAGAAAGATTCTGGACAAGCCAGAATGACAGGATTGGGCAAGCGGGAATGACAGAACTGTAGTCTTAGCAGATAACTCAACTATCATATCCACATCAATATGTTTTAAAACAGCATCTGCAAGCCTTGAGATATTTTCCTCAGCAACAGGATTTTCTTCAACAATCTGCAGCCCAAGATGCCTGTGGGGAATTTCAAAACTCATGTCCCTCGGAAGGCAACCGAAAACAGGCACATTACGGACACTATTTTTCAGCCGCTGATAATGTTTCTCCGATGCGACACGATTGAAGATAACACCGGCGATAAATTGTTCAACATTGTTTAACTGTTTAAAATCGTTCAACATCGGCTCAGCTTGAACTACTTCAAACAATTTAGAACTATATTGAACAAATCCGTTGACAATTGCCCCTGCGCTTTCAGCCATCCCGTAAGCATCAACCACAAGGACAATCGGCAACCCCAACACACCTGCCAGCCTTGCAGTGCTGAATTCTCCGTCGTACAAGCCCATAACTCCTTCCACCACAGATACATCAGCATCAGCAGAATTTCTACAAAAACAGTCCTTCACATAGCTCTCTCCGCACATCCACAGGTCAAGGTTTCTTGAATGTCTGCCGGTAATAAGACGGTGAAGGCCCGCATCAATAAAATCCGGTCCGGCCTTAAATGCCTGTATGCTAAAACCCTTTTTCTTTAATGCGGCAAGAATCCCAAGCGTTATGGTTGTCTTTCCGCAGCCGCTGTGCGTTCCGGCTATTACTATGCCCTGCATAGAGTTCTCATTTCATTCTGTCATTCCGTCCCGATGTTTCGGGAATGCGGAATCCAGTTCTTCTTTTCTGGATTCCCGCTTTCGCGGAAATGACGACCATTGTTAGTGGTATAAAACTTCATAATTTCATTTAACAATATCTTGTTGTGTTTACGTAATTTGACGGCAATCCTGATATATGAACCGTCAAGCCCCCTAAAGGTTGAGCAGTCTCTCACAAGAATGCCTTTTTTTCTTAAACATGCAATTGCTTTTCCTGCATTTTCTATTTTTAATAAATAAAAATTGGCATCTGACGGAATAAACCTGACGCCGGATTTTTTAAAATTTTCTTCAAGAAATTGTTTTTCTTTTTTAATTAATTTAAAAGTTCTATTTGCATAATCATAATCATCAAGCGCCGTCAGAGAGGCTTTTTGCGCCAGCGTGTTTACGGTCCACGGCTCTTTAAATTTTTTCAGCCTATCAATCAGGTTCAGGGGGAAAACCCCGAATCCTGCTCTCAGCCCCGAAAGTGCATAGAACTTTGTCATGGACCTTAATACTATAAAGCAAGGATTGTCTTCAACGCTTCTTACCACAGACTCTTCCGGACAGAAATCAATGAATGCCTCATCAACAATTAAGTAACATTTAAGTTTTTTGGCAGCCTTTGCAATTTTCAGAACGCTGTCTTTCCCTAACAAGCGCCCCGTCGGATTATTGGGATTGCAAAGAAATGCCGTATCGCATCCTTTCATTGCTGATATAAACTCGTCAGGATTAATATCAAAATTGTTATTTTCAGTTAATTTGAAATTTGAAATTTGAAATTTGAAATTTGCCATCCTGCACGCCCTTTCATATTCTGAAAAAGTCGGTGTAGGAATCAACACATTTTTCGGTTTTAACGCCTTTGTAATAAGATATATCAATTCTGTGCTTCCATTGCCGCAGATGATGGATTTCGGATTTACACCGTGATATTTACCGAGAATTGTACTAAGTCTTTCGGCATCCGAATCAGGATAATTATGCAGACTTCCAATATGGTTGCAAATCTCCAGTCTGACCCTCTGAGAAATACCGAGAGGGTTGATAGATGCGCTGAAATCAACAATCTTGTTCTCAGACACTCCTAATCCTGCGGCAAATCTGTAAATGTCCCCCCCATGCTCGTAAGAGCTTAGAGCCTGCCTGCCAACAGGCAAGGTTCGGAGTTTAGGGCTCGGAGTAATGGTTTTTCCTTCAATCATATAGCAGCCCTCATGTACAGCAATATCAGTGCAAGTCCAAGACCAAGCAAAGAAGTAAGCTTAACTATTGAGACTGCATTCTCTGAAGCATTGAAATAAATATTGTCGTCCATCCGGTCGTTAGCTCCCGGCTTATGCTCCCCTACATACGGTTTTTCCATCAGCACACCGCCGTAATAAGACGGTCCTCCAAGCACCACGCCTAAAGCGCCTGCCATTGCGGCCTCAGGAACACCACTGTTCGGGCTTGAGTGCTTCCG includes:
- a CDS encoding threonine-phosphate decarboxylase produces the protein MIEGKTITPSPKLRTLPVGRQALSSYEHGGDIYRFAAGLGVSENKIVDFSASINPLGISQRVRLEICNHIGSLHNYPDSDAERLSTILGKYHGVNPKSIICGNGSTELIYLITKALKPKNVLIPTPTFSEYERACRMANFKFQISNFKLTENNNFDINPDEFISAMKGCDTAFLCNPNNPTGRLLGKDSVLKIAKAAKKLKCYLIVDEAFIDFCPEESVVRSVEDNPCFIVLRSMTKFYALSGLRAGFGVFPLNLIDRLKKFKEPWTVNTLAQKASLTALDDYDYANRTFKLIKKEKQFLEENFKKSGVRFIPSDANFYLLKIENAGKAIACLRKKGILVRDCSTFRGLDGSYIRIAVKLRKHNKILLNEIMKFYTTNNGRHFRESGNPEKKNWIPHSRNIGTE
- a CDS encoding cobyrinate a,c-diamide synthase, which encodes MQGIVIAGTHSGCGKTTITLGILAALKKKGFSIQAFKAGPDFIDAGLHRLITGRHSRNLDLWMCGESYVKDCFCRNSADADVSVVEGVMGLYDGEFSTARLAGVLGLPIVLVVDAYGMAESAGAIVNGFVQYSSKLFEVVQAEPMLNDFKQLNNVEQFIAGVIFNRVASEKHYQRLKNSVRNVPVFGCLPRDMSFEIPHRHLGLQIVEENPVAEENISRLADAVLKHIDVDMIVELSAKTTVLSFPLAQSCHSGLSRIFLGMDSEQVGMTTKTEGLRTSRNDTHSPVHLSTYSPKIAVAYDKAFCFYYEDNLDLLRDSGAEIVLFSPLSDSKLPDNISAVYIGGGYPELYAKLLSENKSMLKSIFQWADSGKPLYAECGGLMYLSEGIYDFDGEFHKMAGVFSFETKMTKGRALLGYREVLLKEDCILGRRGDKLKGHEFHYSEIKHQDVKVSKCQSVKNSDTLMLGHSDTQIYSIRNNVGETLYDEGYKYKNTLASYVHVHFGSNYGSAGEFMNFIREK